A window of uncultured Methanoregula sp. genomic DNA:
ATTCGTTCACCCCCATGAGCCATTCAACGGGATTTTTAACTTCAATAGTAATCTGATGAGCGTGCATCTTAATAATTTTGATGATCGCATCATCAGTCGTAATCAGAGCAGCTCCCGTTGATTCCGCACATGCGAGATGCAATGCATCCGCCGGTTCAATACCCATTTCAATAAATTTAAAATAAAGCTGCGAAACGGTTTTTGTAATTGCAACATGCTCTTTTGCGAGATCAGCGAGGTTCTGCGCTTTTTTCATCCGGGTACTGTCAGGTATACGTGAAATTTCAAAACTGACAGCATCACTGGTAACCAGCATCCAGTCCCGGGTACATCGCACCAGGATCTCCTTGATGGCTTCTGCTTCAAGATGGATACGGTTCGTCTTCTGATCATCGAACGGCCGGCAAAGGCAACACACATCAAGATAGACTTTCAAGAAGAACCTCCTGATTCTCCGTTCACTCCCGGTACCAATAAATGATTCTGTTTAATCTGGCTACCGGCGAACGTAAAAAATCCCCGGCGGGGATCGCTCCCCGCCATCGTATTCTTATCGCGTTACTTTGCAGGGGGAGTCCCGCCGGTGGACCCGATATGGTCGAGCACCCGGTCCCACATCACGAGCATTCCCGGGATCACGACATAGGCGAGCAGCCCGGCGCCGAGGAACATCCCGGTGAGGATGAGTTCATTCTCCATGAAGCACCTCACGCAAGGGCTGCGACCGTGTCAGCCCAGGTCTCGACTTTCGTGCGGATGGCGTCGTCCTCGTATGAGCTGACGGTCACCTGGTCCCGGGAGAAGATCACGTTGTAGAGCTCCCCGTTGGCATCGTGGCACTTCAGGTTTGCCGAGAACGAGTCGTTTTCGGTGTCATGGACGATCGTGCCGGTATGGGCCGCGATATTTGCAGTTGCTGCAAGCACGGCGGTAATCCCGGCATTGTACCCGGCAATCGAGTTGTACTTCTCGGATGTGGTGCCAACCGATTTGGCATCGTCATCCTGGTAGAAGAACTTCGCCGTGTAGGA
This region includes:
- a CDS encoding PIN domain-containing protein encodes the protein MKVYLDVCCLCRPFDDQKTNRIHLEAEAIKEILVRCTRDWMLVTSDAVSFEISRIPDSTRMKKAQNLADLAKEHVAITKTVSQLYFKFIEMGIEPADALHLACAESTGAALITTDDAIIKIIKMHAHQITIEVKNPVEWLMGVNEYGGKDTE